The following proteins are co-located in the Pyxicephalus adspersus chromosome Z, UCB_Pads_2.0, whole genome shotgun sequence genome:
- the B3GALT9 gene encoding beta-1,3-galactosyltransferase 9: MEEYFLQALPFSYSDGKFVEIRERARLLDMHLLKDNISQSYIVSGSDMCSQQDVFLLLVIFSSPENKTRRERIRNTWANTTSIKGHIVTRVFMIGKVDSEFVQTDVFNESQVYQDIVQGGFLENYIKDTTKTIMMMEWIVTFCPNARFILKAEQETFVNVQSLAGYLLSLESRMDDIYIGKINHHNLPDRDPQSPKYVPVSAYSQTYYPDFCSGSAMAISQNVLRKMYLVSGNVSPLLPSEVFIGICAQWAGVIPIPSSRFSGSKHIRYNRCCYHVIFSSSNIDDMELSTVWKDLRESSKCSKLETYYGLVSCKVWSYFDQFNFFNMNKMSNMGWHI; encoded by the coding sequence ATGGAAGAATATTTCCTGCAGGCTCTTCCCTTTTCTTATAGTGATGGAAAGTTTGTAGAAATTAGGGAACGGGCACGTTTACTGGACATGCATCTCTTGAAGGACAACATCTCTCAGTCATACATTGTCAGTGGATCAGACATGTGTTCTCAGCAAGACGTTTTCTTGCTTTTGGTGATCTTCAGCAGCCCTGAAAATAAAACCAGACGGGAAAGAATCAGGAACACTTGGGCCAACACAACTTCTATAAAAGGCCACATTGTAACCAGAGTATTCATGATAGGCAAGGTAGATTCTGAATTTGTCCAAACAGATGTATTTAATGAATCCCAAGTCTATCAGGACATTGTTCAGGGGGGTTTCCTAGAAAACTATATTAAGGATACCACTAAAACCATTATGATGATGGAATGGATTGTGACATTTTGCCCAAATGCTAGATTCATTCTAAAAGCTGAACAGGAAACATTTGTTAATGTGCAAAGCCTAGCTGGATATCTTCTCAGCCTGGAGTCCCGTATGGATGATATATACATTGGAAAGATAAATCATCACAACCTGCCTGACAGGGACCCCCAAAGCCCCAAATATGTCCCTGTTTCAGCCTATTCACAGACCTACTATCCTGACTTCTGTAGTGGCTCTGCCATGGCCATCTCTCAAAACGtgcttagaaaaatgtatttggtctCTGGGAATGTCAGCCCTTTGCTTCCATCCGAGGTGTTTATAGGTATTTGTGCCCAGTGGGCTGGTGTGATCCCCATACCAAGCTCTAGATTTTCCGGAAGCAAGCACATTCGTTATAACCGTTGCTGCTACCACGTCATTTTCTCATCTTCAAACATAGATGACATGGAACTCTCCACAGTTTGGAAGGATCTTAGGGAAAGCAGTAAATGTTCAAAGTTGGAGACCTATTATGGACTGGTGTCTTGTAAAGTATGGTCCTACTTTGAccagttcaatttttttaatatgaataaaatgagCAACATGGGTTGGCATATTTAG